In Octopus bimaculoides isolate UCB-OBI-ISO-001 chromosome 28, ASM119413v2, whole genome shotgun sequence, the following are encoded in one genomic region:
- the LOC106875121 gene encoding thioredoxin-like protein 1, with product MKVLTEESELSTQLANAGTKLVVVEFFAETCEPCRIIAPKFEEMSLQFSNVVFLKVDVEALPGLAEANKVFSMPTFQFFRNKVKIDELKGCNPKPLREKIMKYSSGEDSIETDPNVKGYMDLYSLINETCSECLNESDTNPFHNCLLKNGSYLESDCDEQLILFVSFNQPVRLHSFKLMGPLENGPKTIKLFINQPRTLDFDQAEGMEPVQSLSIEASDLENCTTIPLRYVKFQNVQNITIFMKDNQQGMDTTQLDYLCFIGTPVSSTDMSDFKRVAGKKGESH from the exons atgaaggtacTCACTGAAGAATCGGAACTAAGTACGCAGTTGGCGAATGCAGGAACTAAGCTTGTTGTGGTCGAATTCTTTGCCGAAAC CTGTGAGCCTTGCCGAATTATTGCTCCAAAATTCGAAGAGATGAGCTTGCAATTCTCAAATGTTGTCTTCCTTAAGGTCGATGTTGAAGCTTTACCA GGCTTGGCAGAAGCCAACAAAGTCTTCTCCATGCCGACCTTCCAGTTTTTCCGGAACAAGGTGAAAATCGACGAGTTGAAGGGTTGTAACCCAAAGCCACTTAGGGAGAAGATCATGAAATACAGCAGCGGTGAGGATAGTATTGAGACTGACCCCAACGTGAAGGGCTAT ATGGATCTTTATTCATTAATCAACGAGACTTGCTCAGAATGCCTCAATGAGTCGGACACAAATCCGTTTCACAACTGTCTGTTGAAGAATGGAAGCTACCTAGAATCTGACTGTGATGAACAG cTTATCCTATTTGTGAGTTTCAACCAACCTGTCCGGTTACACTCGTTCAAATTGATGGGACCATTAG aAAACGGGCCCAAAACTATAAAACTGTTTATAAACCAGCCACGGACCCTTGACTTTGACCAGGCTGAAGGCATGGAACCTGTCCAGTCCCTGAGTATAGAAGCATCAGACTTAGAAAATTGTACGACCATTCCACTGCGCTATGTCAAGTTCCAGAATGTTCAGAACATCACA ATATTCATGAAAGACAATCAACAGGGAATGGACACAACACAACTAGATTACTTGTGTTTTATAGGAACCCCTGTATCTTCAACAGATATGTCTGATTTCAAAAGG